In the genome of Coraliomargarita algicola, one region contains:
- a CDS encoding restriction endonuclease subunit S: MKTVKLSTVLKHRSEKIKIDDATNYKLVRIRLHRKGVMLRHKKRGAEIRTKTQQLCKAGDFIVAEMDAKVGGYGFIPTSLEGAIVSSHYYLYEVNKQKLLPSFLNVICQAGILQEQIVAKGSTNYASVRAHTVLDWTIPLPSLEDQKRIARQFDEAEDANKDLEKEIAHQQSLLGKLKQAILQEAIQGKLTADWRAANQDVEPASELLQRIQAEKARLIADKKIRKEKPLPKITPKEIPFEIPEGWEWCRLGDLTKFVTSGSRGWKAYYANQGSLFIRAQNIKTDLLDLSQTAFVKLPDKMEGQRTRVQPDDILVTITGGNCGKTARVDQQLDEAYVSQHIALTRLMETELSVWIHRCLTTDSGPRGVLLSYSKGDKPGLNLPNVRTVPIPLPPSPSKPPSSNGLRH, from the coding sequence GTGAAAACCGTTAAACTATCGACTGTTCTAAAGCACAGATCCGAAAAAATAAAAATTGACGATGCTACAAATTATAAACTCGTCAGAATTCGGCTTCATCGAAAAGGGGTTATGCTTAGGCACAAAAAAAGAGGTGCTGAAATCAGAACTAAGACACAACAGCTTTGCAAAGCAGGTGATTTTATCGTCGCTGAAATGGATGCAAAAGTGGGCGGTTATGGCTTCATTCCGACGTCACTAGAAGGTGCAATCGTAAGTAGCCACTATTACCTCTACGAAGTAAACAAGCAGAAGCTTTTACCATCATTTTTGAACGTCATCTGCCAGGCAGGAATTCTTCAAGAACAGATCGTTGCGAAAGGCTCAACAAACTACGCGTCAGTTCGCGCTCATACAGTATTAGATTGGACGATCCCGCTCCCCAGCCTAGAGGATCAAAAACGCATCGCTCGTCAATTTGATGAAGCCGAAGACGCCAACAAAGACTTAGAGAAAGAAATCGCCCACCAGCAATCCCTGCTCGGCAAGCTCAAGCAAGCCATCCTGCAGGAAGCGATTCAGGGCAAGCTAACGGCGGACTGGCGCGCCGCGAATCAAGACGTCGAACCCGCCAGCGAACTCCTCCAACGCATCCAAGCCGAAAAAGCCCGCCTCATCGCCGACAAGAAAATCCGAAAAGAAAAACCCCTTCCAAAAATCACCCCAAAAGAAATCCCCTTCGAGATTCCGGAGGGATGGGAGTGGTGCAGGTTGGGTGACCTTACCAAGTTTGTAACGAGTGGATCGCGAGGCTGGAAGGCCTACTACGCGAATCAAGGCTCCCTCTTTATCCGAGCTCAGAATATCAAAACCGATCTCTTGGATCTATCGCAGACGGCATTCGTTAAACTCCCCGATAAAATGGAGGGCCAGAGAACTCGCGTTCAACCTGACGACATTTTAGTCACAATCACGGGAGGGAACTGTGGAAAAACCGCGCGAGTCGATCAGCAACTCGATGAAGCATATGTCAGTCAACACATCGCTCTAACTCGACTAATGGAGACAGAACTTTCTGTATGGATACATCGTTGTTTGACCACAGATAGCGGCCCCCGCGGAGTTCTGCTCAGCTATTCAAAGGGGGACAAGCCAGGACTCAACTTACCAAATGTTCGCACCGTCCCTATCCCCCTCCCCCCCTCGCCGAGCAAGCCGCCATCGTCGAACGGGTTGAGGCACTGA
- the rplJ gene encoding 50S ribosomal protein L10 yields the protein MRPEKQYLVEEVSNHLNKSDYVYLTNYERITVDEIAELRAQLSEFDAEFHVIKNSIFGVAAGTGSS from the coding sequence ATGAGACCAGAAAAACAATATCTCGTTGAAGAGGTGAGTAATCACCTCAACAAGTCCGATTACGTATATCTTACGAACTACGAACGCATCACTGTTGATGAAATCGCTGAACTTCGCGCTCAGCTTTCTGAGTTCGATGCAGAGTTTCACGTCATCAAGAACAGTATTTTCGGTGTTGCTGCAGGCACAGGATCTTCCTGA
- the rpoB gene encoding DNA-directed RNA polymerase subunit beta gives MSKRLNFGQLKEVIQPPNLIENQVDSYKEFLQMDSAPSQRKTVGLEAVFSEVFPIESYDSRCHLEYVSYSVTPPRETEIEAIREGVTYSVSLYVKLRLREEDHIKDEEIYMGELPLVSERGSFIINGAERVIVSQLHRSPGIAFEESVHTSGKILHAFRIIPDRGTWLEVQFDQNDLLYVYLDRRRRRRKFLLTTLLRAMGYGSDADILNLFYEMDEIAVADALKLDSVSNLVLTEDIVDADKGIVLARAFEPLTKTIVRSFEKAGLQKVVAIDTTVDDGAIIRCLKKDPTQNEEEALKDIYKRLRPGEPPTTANAKALLKRLFQDPRRYDLGRVGRYKLNQKLKMDTDLEFRIIGAEDVVEATKYLTRLKRGDGTLDDIDHLGSRRVRTVGELLANQCRVGLARTERLVKERMTLYDQSVDSISPQKLINPKALSTVIRDFFARSQLSQFMDQINPLAELTHKRRLSALGPGGLNRERAGFEVRDVHPSHYGRICPIETPEGPNIGLINSLSLYSRINEFGFIETPYRKVVNGKVLDDVEYLNADQEEPYMIAQANSELDEEGNLVGRVTCRNQDEVLELTPEEVHYMDVSPKQLISVAAGLIPFLEHDDANRALMGSNMQRQGVPLLQSESPFVGTGIEERVAIDSKTVEVADIDGIIAQVDANRIVLTADGELPTKPKDFKTDPKKGIYIYDLRKFMRSNAGTCFNQKPIVSRGQPVKKGDILADGASTQDGELAIGRNILVAFMPWNGYNFEDAILISEKIVKDDIFTSIHVDEFEVTARDTKLGPEEITRDIPNVGEEALKDLNHDGVIRVGAEVKPGDILVGKITPKSETELAPEEKLLRAIFGEKAADVKDTSLVVPSGVRGIIMDVKVSARVDGEPEQMSASDRRRQVKKINEEYRSQSDKLREDLTEALSNILLGEKIPLDVKNGESGEIIIPANRKITKTLLRRLAAVSKDIEIDPSPVKIKIMEIVSNYQGKFDELDYDRERKIEGVESGEDADQGVVKSVKVYIAKKRKMQVGDKMAGRHGNKGVVAKVVPEEDMPHLPDGTPIEICLNPLGVPSRMNVGQVLETHLGWACKKLGIKVATPVFDGISEAKVRQYLEEAGLPSTGKSILYDGQTGEALHQEVVVGYMYMLKLNHLVASKIHARAVGPYSLITQQPLGGKAQYGGQRFGEMEVWALEAYGAAYTLQELLTVKSDDVAGRTRIYESLVKGDNSLQAGTPQSFNVLMKEIQSLCLDVRLGTEGKFELDTAIDV, from the coding sequence ATGTCAAAGCGCTTAAATTTCGGTCAACTCAAGGAAGTTATCCAGCCACCCAATCTGATTGAAAATCAGGTCGATTCCTACAAGGAATTCTTACAAATGGACTCGGCTCCCAGCCAACGGAAGACCGTCGGCCTCGAAGCTGTTTTCTCAGAAGTCTTCCCGATCGAAAGTTACGACAGCCGCTGCCATCTTGAATATGTCAGCTACAGCGTCACACCGCCTCGTGAAACAGAGATCGAGGCCATCCGCGAAGGCGTCACTTATTCTGTATCGCTTTATGTGAAGCTTCGCCTGCGGGAAGAAGACCACATCAAAGACGAAGAAATTTACATGGGGGAGCTACCCCTGGTGTCCGAGCGCGGCTCGTTCATCATTAATGGCGCCGAGCGCGTGATTGTTAGCCAACTTCACCGTTCGCCTGGTATCGCTTTTGAAGAAAGCGTACACACTTCCGGCAAGATCCTTCACGCCTTCCGTATCATTCCTGACCGCGGCACATGGCTTGAAGTCCAGTTCGACCAGAACGACCTCCTTTACGTTTACCTCGACCGCCGTCGCCGTCGTCGTAAATTCCTCCTCACCACATTGCTCCGTGCCATGGGCTACGGTTCCGATGCGGACATCCTGAACCTCTTTTACGAGATGGATGAGATCGCGGTCGCCGATGCCTTGAAGCTCGACTCCGTGTCCAACCTGGTTCTTACAGAAGATATCGTCGACGCAGACAAGGGCATCGTGTTGGCACGTGCCTTTGAGCCTCTGACTAAGACTATCGTTCGCTCTTTCGAGAAGGCTGGTCTGCAAAAAGTCGTCGCGATCGATACTACGGTCGACGACGGTGCGATCATCCGCTGCCTTAAGAAGGATCCGACTCAAAATGAAGAAGAAGCGCTCAAGGATATCTACAAGCGCCTACGCCCTGGTGAGCCACCCACAACGGCCAATGCCAAGGCATTGCTGAAGCGTCTTTTCCAAGATCCACGTCGCTATGACCTCGGTCGAGTCGGTCGCTACAAGCTCAACCAAAAGTTGAAGATGGATACCGATCTTGAGTTCCGTATCATCGGAGCTGAAGATGTGGTTGAAGCGACTAAATACCTGACCCGCCTCAAGCGTGGAGATGGCACACTGGACGATATCGACCACTTGGGTAGCCGTCGTGTACGCACCGTAGGTGAGTTGCTGGCAAATCAATGCCGTGTCGGTCTTGCCCGCACAGAGCGTCTGGTTAAAGAGCGCATGACCCTTTACGATCAAAGCGTCGATTCGATCAGCCCGCAAAAGCTGATCAACCCGAAGGCGCTGAGCACTGTGATCCGCGATTTCTTCGCCCGCAGTCAGCTATCTCAGTTCATGGACCAAATTAATCCATTGGCCGAACTGACTCACAAACGTCGTCTCTCTGCACTCGGACCCGGTGGTCTGAATCGTGAGCGTGCTGGTTTCGAAGTTCGCGACGTTCACCCATCACACTACGGTCGTATCTGCCCGATTGAGACTCCTGAAGGTCCCAACATCGGTCTGATTAACTCCTTGTCACTCTACTCGCGTATCAACGAGTTTGGTTTCATCGAGACACCCTATCGTAAGGTGGTGAATGGCAAAGTGCTCGACGATGTTGAGTACCTGAACGCTGACCAAGAAGAACCTTACATGATTGCTCAGGCCAACTCCGAGTTGGATGAAGAGGGCAATCTTGTCGGTCGCGTGACTTGCCGTAACCAAGACGAGGTGCTGGAACTCACTCCAGAAGAAGTGCATTACATGGACGTCTCGCCCAAGCAGCTGATCTCTGTTGCTGCTGGCTTGATTCCATTCCTTGAGCACGATGATGCCAATCGCGCGCTCATGGGCTCGAATATGCAACGTCAAGGTGTGCCTCTACTTCAGTCCGAGTCTCCATTTGTGGGCACGGGCATTGAAGAACGTGTTGCGATCGACTCGAAGACAGTTGAAGTCGCCGATATCGATGGCATCATTGCACAAGTCGATGCCAACCGCATCGTACTGACTGCTGATGGCGAATTGCCCACGAAGCCGAAGGATTTTAAAACAGATCCGAAGAAGGGGATTTACATCTACGATTTGCGTAAGTTCATGCGTTCCAATGCGGGCACATGCTTCAATCAAAAGCCAATCGTCTCGCGCGGTCAGCCAGTGAAGAAAGGCGACATCCTTGCAGATGGCGCGTCGACTCAAGATGGTGAACTCGCGATTGGTCGTAACATCCTGGTGGCTTTCATGCCTTGGAACGGTTACAACTTCGAGGATGCGATCCTGATCTCTGAGAAGATCGTTAAAGATGATATTTTCACTTCGATCCACGTGGATGAGTTCGAAGTCACTGCACGTGACACCAAGCTTGGACCGGAAGAAATCACTCGCGATATTCCAAACGTCGGTGAAGAAGCACTTAAGGATCTGAACCACGACGGTGTCATCCGCGTCGGGGCAGAGGTCAAGCCTGGCGACATCCTCGTCGGTAAGATCACTCCTAAGTCTGAAACAGAGCTCGCTCCGGAAGAAAAATTGCTACGTGCGATTTTCGGTGAAAAGGCTGCCGACGTTAAGGACACCTCTTTGGTCGTTCCTTCGGGCGTGCGCGGTATCATCATGGACGTCAAAGTCTCGGCCCGCGTCGATGGGGAGCCCGAGCAAATGTCTGCTTCCGATCGTCGCCGCCAGGTGAAGAAGATCAACGAAGAATACCGCTCACAAAGCGATAAGCTGCGCGAAGATCTGACCGAAGCACTTTCTAACATTTTGCTGGGTGAAAAGATTCCCCTCGATGTGAAGAACGGTGAATCCGGCGAAATCATTATTCCTGCGAATCGCAAGATCACTAAGACCTTGCTTCGTCGCTTGGCTGCCGTCTCCAAAGATATCGAGATCGATCCTTCACCGGTTAAGATCAAGATCATGGAGATCGTCAGCAACTACCAAGGTAAGTTCGACGAGCTCGATTACGATCGTGAGCGCAAAATCGAGGGCGTGGAGTCCGGCGAAGATGCGGATCAAGGTGTCGTCAAGAGCGTGAAAGTCTACATCGCTAAAAAGCGTAAGATGCAAGTCGGCGATAAGATGGCCGGTCGTCACGGTAATAAGGGTGTGGTCGCCAAAGTGGTGCCTGAAGAGGATATGCCACACCTTCCCGATGGCACTCCGATCGAGATCTGCTTGAATCCACTGGGGGTTCCTTCTCGTATGAACGTGGGACAGGTCTTGGAGACACACCTCGGTTGGGCATGTAAGAAGCTCGGCATCAAGGTGGCGACTCCTGTGTTCGACGGTATCTCTGAAGCTAAGGTACGTCAGTATCTTGAAGAAGCTGGGCTGCCCTCCACAGGTAAGAGCATTCTTTACGACGGTCAGACAGGTGAAGCACTTCACCAAGAGGTCGTTGTGGGCTACATGTATATGTTGAAGCTCAATCACTTGGTGGCTTCTAAGATTCACGCTCGTGCCGTTGGTCCTTACTCGCTCATCACTCAGCAACCGCTCGGTGGTAAGGCGCAGTATGGTGGACAACGTTTCGGGGAGATGGAAGTTTGGGCACTTGAAGCGTATGGCGCTGCTTATACGCTGCAGGAGCTGCTCACCGTCAAGTCCGACGATGTTGCAGGCCGCACACGCATCTACGAATCGCTCGTTAAGGGTGACAACAGTCTACAAGCGGGAACGCCTCAGTCGTTCAACGTTTTGATGAAGGAAATCCAAAGTCTCTGTCTCGATGTTCGACTCGGCACCGAAGGGAAGTTCGAGCTCGACACCGCGATCGACGTCTAA
- a CDS encoding ABC transporter ATP-binding protein: MASDAQLTANKLCIGYHHGSESTMIAPALECALNGGEFVCLLGPNGAGKSTLIRTLAGMQPPLAGELKLSGQPINSIAPRERARAVSVVLTETMHTGMMDVYSLVSLGRHPYSGWFGGLTAQDHERIEWALEAVGAMALRHRQVAELSDGERQKVSIARALAQEAKLMLLDEPTAFLDLPRRVELMSILRNLAQRENLALLLSTHDLDLALRFADRLWLMTPTGQLIQGAPEALALNGQFAEVFANDKLDWDAAAGSFRTHPVACLKVKLDGEGLERIWTQRALERLGFGIASEHDTASFAITVGSGRWSVEHAAKREAFDGIEDLITWIRSF; encoded by the coding sequence ATGGCAAGCGACGCACAACTCACCGCGAATAAATTATGCATCGGCTACCATCATGGCAGCGAAAGCACGATGATCGCTCCAGCACTCGAATGCGCTTTAAATGGGGGCGAATTCGTCTGCCTGCTCGGCCCCAACGGTGCGGGCAAATCAACATTGATACGTACGCTGGCAGGCATGCAGCCTCCTTTGGCGGGCGAACTGAAACTGTCGGGGCAGCCGATAAATAGCATCGCGCCTCGCGAGCGTGCGCGTGCCGTCAGTGTGGTACTCACAGAGACGATGCACACTGGCATGATGGATGTTTACTCGTTGGTCTCATTGGGGCGACACCCCTACTCCGGTTGGTTTGGTGGACTCACAGCACAGGATCACGAACGGATCGAATGGGCCCTTGAGGCCGTGGGTGCCATGGCCTTACGCCATCGACAAGTCGCCGAATTGAGCGACGGTGAGCGGCAAAAAGTATCCATCGCACGTGCCTTGGCGCAAGAAGCCAAGCTGATGCTACTGGACGAGCCGACTGCATTTCTAGACTTGCCACGTCGTGTGGAGCTAATGTCGATACTGCGCAATCTAGCCCAGCGAGAAAACCTGGCCCTACTGCTCTCGACCCACGACTTGGATTTAGCGCTCCGCTTTGCCGATCGCCTGTGGCTGATGACGCCAACGGGGCAATTGATTCAGGGAGCCCCAGAGGCGCTCGCGCTGAATGGGCAATTTGCAGAAGTCTTTGCCAATGACAAGCTCGACTGGGACGCCGCCGCGGGTAGCTTTCGCACACACCCGGTCGCCTGCCTCAAAGTGAAGCTCGACGGCGAAGGACTGGAACGGATATGGACACAGCGCGCATTGGAACGACTCGGCTTCGGCATCGCAAGCGAACACGACACTGCCAGTTTTGCGATCACAGTGGGCTCAGGGCGCTGGAGCGTTGAACACGCCGCAAAACGTGAAGCGTTCGATGGCATCGAAGACTTGATCACATGGATTCGTTCATTCTAG
- a CDS encoding DUF6932 family protein encodes MGDNTAVKARFKLDHYAIDAGHSPQLTVEQIRYWLQLFTHNRDGVWKGMLKIDLNTPAEDSEAKAHLENIVL; translated from the coding sequence TTGGGCGATAATACTGCAGTAAAAGCTCGCTTCAAACTGGACCACTACGCCATCGATGCGGGTCACTCGCCTCAGCTCACAGTCGAACAGATTCGCTACTGGCTACAACTCTTCACGCACAACCGAGACGGCGTCTGGAAGGGCATGCTCAAGATTGACTTAAATACTCCTGCAGAGGATAGTGAAGCGAAAGCCCATTTAGAGAACATTGTGCTATGA
- a CDS encoding HepT-like ribonuclease domain-containing protein, with translation MNETSLTYFYDALIASRAIQTFCSKHSFDDYCSNDLLSSAEERKFEIIGEALNQVKRTAPEDLSAISDWPAIIGFRNILAHNLRSCRRGSHLGYCAAADSQIHTGVRRHPRYRRLMLTA, from the coding sequence ATGAATGAGACATCACTGACCTATTTCTACGATGCACTCATCGCATCACGGGCGATTCAAACTTTTTGCTCCAAACACAGCTTTGACGATTATTGTTCGAATGATTTGCTCTCTTCAGCGGAAGAAAGAAAATTTGAAATAATTGGTGAGGCACTGAACCAAGTCAAAAGAACAGCTCCGGAAGATCTTTCAGCCATTTCAGATTGGCCTGCAATTATTGGTTTCAGAAATATTTTAGCTCATAACTTACGATCATGTCGAAGAGGCAGTCATTTGGGGTATTGTGCCGCAGCAGATTCCCAAATTCATACTGGAGTTAGAAGGCATCCCAGATATCGAAGGTTAATGCTCACAGCATAG
- the rplJ gene encoding 50S ribosomal protein L10, translating into MNGQTAIVVGGDNPSGVAKIIGEFFKKKDKVEMKAGILNERALTKEEIEALAKLPGLEVLRAQLLGLLTQPATGFVRVINAVPQGLVNVLQAKVRKENGE; encoded by the coding sequence TTGAATGGACAGACCGCGATCGTCGTTGGTGGTGATAATCCATCCGGTGTTGCGAAAATTATCGGTGAGTTCTTCAAGAAGAAGGACAAAGTCGAAATGAAGGCTGGTATCCTGAATGAGCGTGCGCTCACGAAGGAAGAGATCGAAGCCCTCGCAAAACTACCAGGTTTGGAAGTGCTTCGTGCGCAGCTTCTCGGCCTGCTCACTCAGCCTGCGACTGGATTCGTCCGCGTCATCAACGCTGTGCCACAGGGCCTCGTCAACGTCTTGCAAGCCAAGGTTCGCAAAGAAAACGGCGAGTAA
- a CDS encoding nucleotidyltransferase family protein: protein MLIDDRFRANAHDLCKQFGISRLCVFGSIARGEETSRSDIDFLAEFAAPSPATMPDRYLGFIEEAQKRFKRPVQLMTPRMIRNPHLKRSIERDLTVIHE, encoded by the coding sequence ATGTTGATTGACGACCGCTTTAGAGCCAACGCCCACGACCTGTGCAAGCAGTTTGGAATTAGTCGTTTATGTGTGTTCGGATCGATTGCACGCGGGGAAGAAACGAGTCGCAGTGATATAGATTTCTTAGCGGAATTTGCTGCCCCCTCGCCTGCCACCATGCCCGACAGATACCTAGGTTTTATCGAGGAAGCACAAAAACGATTTAAGCGCCCCGTTCAATTAATGACACCTCGCATGATACGTAACCCGCATCTGAAACGTTCAATTGAGCGAGATCTGACCGTAATTCATGAATGA
- a CDS encoding iron ABC transporter permease: MTTASNRTSKRGVWLFLIIGLGLLIVSALSICLGSANFSLGEVLQALLGNESVNAIHRQIIVDFRLPQVMTALLAGAALGTAGLLMQTVFRNPLADPFVLGVNSGASLGVAVVLLIIGPVGLTLTDGLESSGQVLLILASSGGAAATLFVVLLLSRRVDIMSVLIIGLMISYTIGALVSILMFFSMAERLQSFINWSFGDYGNVSWPQMKFFAPAILAGIGLSALFMKPLDALLLGEHYAESVGTRAKQVRFFVLLGASLLAGTVTGFCGPIGFLGIAAPHLSRYLFQTSQHRVLIPASILVGALLSVSADFVSRGPGLDLVLPLNAITALVGAPVIIAALVKQRKLKRLF; this comes from the coding sequence GTGACAACTGCAAGCAACAGAACCTCTAAACGTGGCGTCTGGCTCTTTCTTATCATCGGGCTAGGCTTATTGATTGTGTCGGCTCTCAGCATTTGCTTGGGCAGTGCGAACTTCTCTTTGGGCGAGGTATTACAGGCCTTGCTCGGCAACGAGAGCGTCAACGCGATACATCGGCAGATCATAGTGGACTTTCGACTGCCGCAAGTGATGACCGCGCTACTCGCAGGTGCGGCCTTGGGCACAGCTGGACTGCTGATGCAGACGGTCTTTCGCAATCCGCTGGCAGATCCCTTTGTGTTGGGTGTCAACTCTGGCGCGAGTCTAGGCGTCGCCGTCGTGCTGCTAATCATAGGTCCCGTTGGCTTAACTTTGACGGATGGCTTAGAGAGCTCGGGGCAGGTGCTTTTGATCCTCGCCTCCAGTGGAGGCGCTGCGGCGACACTCTTTGTCGTGCTGCTGTTGTCGCGACGCGTGGACATTATGTCGGTGCTGATCATTGGACTCATGATTAGCTACACCATTGGCGCACTGGTGAGCATCTTGATGTTCTTCAGCATGGCCGAACGCTTACAGTCTTTTATCAACTGGTCTTTTGGCGACTACGGCAATGTGAGTTGGCCACAAATGAAGTTTTTCGCGCCAGCGATTTTAGCCGGCATTGGCTTAAGCGCGCTCTTCATGAAACCGCTGGATGCGCTACTACTGGGCGAACACTATGCGGAAAGTGTGGGCACGCGCGCGAAACAAGTGCGCTTCTTCGTGCTACTGGGCGCGTCGCTACTCGCAGGCACGGTGACGGGATTTTGCGGACCAATTGGCTTTCTCGGCATCGCAGCGCCTCATTTAAGCCGTTACCTTTTTCAAACGAGTCAGCACCGTGTGCTCATTCCGGCTTCAATCTTAGTGGGCGCCCTACTTTCTGTCTCTGCGGACTTTGTGTCTCGTGGCCCCGGCTTAGACTTAGTGCTGCCGCTGAATGCCATTACTGCGCTGGTGGGCGCCCCCGTCATTATTGCAGCACTGGTCAAACAACGTAAATTGAAGCGACTGTTTTAA
- a CDS encoding N-6 DNA methylase: MPNISSIVKNVRNIMRNEDQGISGDAQRLEQLGWMLFLKILDEKDQELELIREDYSSVIPEPFQWRTWATDPEGITGDELLTFIDHPTDGLFAHLKQLQSSKAPKRAAIVREVFDGLNNYMKSGFAMRKVINQLNGFDFNNSEDRHIFGTIYESILIELRDAGNKGEYYTPRAITQLMTQMTAPKLGEKVLDPAAGTGGFLSAAIDYVREHEVHTLDDEAILQNTITGWEYKPVAYVLGLTNLILHGIDVPDYHYQDSLKVEYNGIGPKQQVNCILANPPFGAGIADGVETNFPASFRCRESADLFVILMIQLLKTNGRCAIVLPDGCITGDGYKERIREKLLTDCNLHTIVRLPQSTFHPATVSTNLLFFTKGTRTKEIWYYEHRLPAGQKSYSKTKVIQFDEFAPMIEWWDQRVENDVAWKVKVEDLKDGFDLDVKNPTSVEAEQQLTSNEAISALSESFDKAKELLTKIEKALQS, from the coding sequence ATGCCCAACATCTCATCGATCGTCAAAAACGTCCGCAACATCATGCGGAACGAAGACCAGGGAATCTCTGGCGACGCCCAGCGCCTCGAACAGCTCGGCTGGATGCTCTTCCTCAAAATCCTCGATGAGAAGGATCAGGAGCTCGAACTCATCCGCGAGGACTACAGCTCCGTCATTCCAGAACCATTCCAATGGCGCACCTGGGCCACTGATCCCGAGGGCATCACCGGCGATGAACTGCTGACCTTCATCGACCATCCCACCGACGGCCTGTTTGCCCACTTGAAACAATTGCAGTCGAGTAAAGCACCCAAGCGCGCCGCCATCGTGCGGGAAGTCTTTGATGGTTTGAACAACTACATGAAGTCCGGCTTCGCCATGCGCAAAGTCATCAACCAGCTCAACGGCTTCGACTTCAACAACTCCGAGGACCGCCACATCTTCGGCACCATTTACGAATCCATCCTGATCGAACTGCGCGATGCGGGCAACAAGGGCGAATACTACACGCCCCGCGCCATCACTCAACTGATGACTCAGATGACCGCGCCCAAGCTCGGCGAAAAAGTCCTCGACCCCGCTGCGGGCACGGGCGGCTTCCTCAGCGCCGCCATCGACTATGTCCGCGAGCACGAAGTCCACACCCTCGACGACGAGGCCATTCTTCAAAACACCATCACCGGCTGGGAATACAAGCCCGTCGCCTACGTGCTCGGCCTCACCAACCTCATCCTCCACGGCATCGACGTGCCCGACTACCATTATCAGGACAGCCTCAAGGTAGAATACAACGGCATCGGCCCCAAGCAGCAGGTGAACTGCATCCTCGCCAATCCGCCCTTCGGCGCGGGCATCGCCGACGGCGTCGAGACCAACTTTCCCGCCTCCTTCCGTTGCCGGGAATCCGCCGACCTCTTCGTGATCCTCATGATCCAGCTGCTCAAAACCAATGGTCGCTGCGCCATCGTCCTGCCCGACGGCTGTATCACCGGCGACGGCTACAAAGAGCGCATCCGCGAAAAACTCCTCACCGACTGCAACCTCCACACCATCGTCCGCCTCCCGCAGTCCACCTTCCACCCCGCCACCGTTTCCACCAACCTGCTCTTCTTTACCAAAGGCACCCGAACCAAAGAAATCTGGTATTACGAGCACCGCCTGCCTGCAGGCCAAAAGAGCTACTCAAAAACCAAGGTCATCCAGTTCGACGAATTCGCCCCCATGATCGAATGGTGGGACCAGCGCGTGGAAAACGATGTCGCTTGGAAGGTGAAGGTCGAGGACTTGAAAGACGGCTTTGATCTGGATGTGAAGAATCCAACCAGTGTCGAAGCCGAGCAGCAACTAACGAGCAACGAAGCGATTTCCGCTCTTAGTGAATCATTTGATAAGGCAAAAGAACTGCTTACTAAAATCGAAAAGGCTCTCCAATCGTGA
- the rplL gene encoding 50S ribosomal protein L7/L12: MADITKEQVVEWLSAQTVLEVADLVKELEEKWGVSAAAPVAVAAAGPAAAAEAVEEKDEFDVIFKAAGSNKIASIKEVRAITGLGLKEAKDLVEGAPKPIKEGCTKDEAEEIKKKLEAAGAEVELK, translated from the coding sequence ATGGCAGATATCACTAAAGAACAAGTCGTCGAATGGCTCTCCGCACAAACAGTGCTCGAAGTTGCTGATCTCGTTAAAGAACTCGAAGAGAAGTGGGGCGTAAGCGCTGCAGCTCCTGTAGCTGTTGCTGCAGCTGGACCTGCTGCTGCTGCGGAAGCTGTAGAAGAAAAAGACGAATTTGACGTCATCTTCAAGGCTGCTGGCTCTAACAAGATCGCTTCGATTAAGGAAGTTCGCGCTATCACAGGTCTTGGCCTGAAGGAAGCTAAGGACCTCGTCGAAGGTGCACCTAAGCCAATCAAGGAAGGTTGCACAAAGGACGAAGCTGAAGAGATCAAGAAGAAGCTCGAAGCTGCCGGCGCTGAAGTCGAATTGAAGTAA